One segment of Sphingomonas qomolangmaensis DNA contains the following:
- the galB gene encoding beta-galactosidase GalB, with product MRLDRTISARGGLSVALVLAVLWALLATAAMAQTPIDRERIRIEDNWRFTRGDPAGMTTDLRYDVRPVVERSADGRVADAEPEDAVAVRAGDSRVLKPWILPTANAFIADPAKRHVRPAGDPGSDVAYVQPGFDDSAWTNVTLPHDWAIAGPFIKDGPYGGMGRLKSWGIGWYRKTLDIPARDAGRSIFLDVDGAMSYATVWLNGRLVGGWPYGYNGWRLDLTPHVVPGGRNQLAIRLDNPPESARWYPGGGLYRDVWLVKAAPVHVGHWGSIVRTPKVSKAAAEVTLALTVDNDSDAAATVEVASDLYVLGAEGGRTGRPVARIAAVRQQVAAKGSARFDGATVIANPRLWGPPPTQQPNRYVAVSSVRVGGRVVDSYETPFGVRDIEFAGPRGVIVNGEPVRLNGVNNHHDLGALGAAFNVRAAERQLEILREMGVNAIRMSHNPPAPELLDLTDRMGFLVIDEVFDSWERKKTPLDFHLIFPDWHEADLRSMLRRDRNHPSIMLWSVGNEVGEQYTAKEGAAIARKLVGIVREEDTRPATSAMNYAKPDMPMPAEMDVININYQGSGIRTLPGQYPAFRAKFPDKVIFESESASALSSRGEYLFPVSGSVSGPVRPGSGGDPVTHHVTAYELHASDFGSSADREFSAIDQNPDVAGEFVWTGFDYLGEPTPYYTSRSSYSGIVDLAGFRKDRFYLYQARWRPDLKFAHILPHWTWPGREGEVTPVHVFSSADEAELFVNGVSQGRIKRAPFAYRFRWDFVTYQPGALKVVTWKDGKPWADASVETVGEASALAATADRSRIAGDGRDLAFVTVDVVDSQRRIAPRAKLPIRFRIEGPGELVATDNGDPTDLTAFPSATRAAFNGKALAIVRARPGGKGPITLVAEADGLAPTRVVVTATGK from the coding sequence ATGCGACTCGATCGGACCATTAGCGCGCGGGGAGGGCTGTCTGTCGCATTGGTGCTAGCCGTGCTTTGGGCGCTGCTCGCAACCGCGGCGATGGCGCAAACTCCGATCGACCGTGAGCGCATTCGCATCGAGGACAATTGGCGCTTCACCCGCGGCGATCCCGCCGGCATGACCACCGATCTACGCTACGACGTTCGCCCCGTCGTCGAACGCAGCGCCGATGGCCGCGTCGCGGATGCCGAGCCCGAGGATGCGGTTGCGGTGCGCGCCGGCGACAGCCGCGTGCTCAAGCCGTGGATACTGCCCACCGCCAACGCCTTCATCGCCGATCCGGCCAAGCGCCATGTCCGCCCCGCGGGCGATCCCGGCAGCGACGTCGCCTATGTCCAGCCGGGGTTCGACGACAGCGCCTGGACCAACGTAACGCTGCCGCACGACTGGGCGATCGCCGGCCCGTTCATCAAGGATGGCCCTTATGGCGGGATGGGACGGCTCAAGAGCTGGGGGATCGGCTGGTATCGAAAGACGCTCGATATTCCGGCGCGCGATGCCGGACGCTCGATCTTCCTCGATGTCGATGGGGCGATGTCCTATGCGACGGTGTGGCTCAACGGTCGGCTCGTCGGCGGCTGGCCCTATGGCTATAATGGCTGGCGGCTCGACCTGACGCCGCATGTCGTGCCCGGCGGGCGCAACCAGCTGGCGATCCGGCTCGACAATCCGCCCGAATCGGCGCGCTGGTATCCCGGCGGGGGGCTGTATCGCGACGTGTGGCTGGTGAAGGCCGCGCCGGTGCATGTCGGCCATTGGGGCAGCATCGTGCGCACCCCCAAGGTAAGCAAGGCAGCCGCGGAGGTCACGCTGGCGCTGACGGTCGACAATGATTCGGATGCGGCGGCAACGGTCGAGGTCGCCAGCGACCTCTATGTGCTGGGTGCCGAGGGCGGCCGCACCGGACGCCCGGTCGCGCGCATCGCGGCGGTGCGGCAGCAGGTAGCCGCCAAGGGCTCGGCGCGGTTCGATGGCGCGACGGTGATCGCCAATCCGCGGCTTTGGGGACCGCCGCCGACGCAGCAGCCCAATCGCTACGTCGCGGTGTCGAGCGTTCGCGTCGGCGGGCGTGTGGTCGACAGCTATGAAACGCCGTTCGGGGTGCGCGACATCGAATTCGCCGGGCCGCGCGGGGTAATCGTCAATGGCGAGCCGGTGCGGCTCAACGGGGTGAACAATCATCACGATCTCGGCGCGCTGGGAGCGGCGTTCAACGTCCGCGCCGCCGAACGCCAGCTCGAAATCCTGCGCGAAATGGGGGTCAATGCGATCCGCATGAGCCATAACCCGCCCGCACCCGAACTGCTCGATCTCACCGACCGCATGGGGTTCCTGGTGATCGACGAGGTATTTGATTCGTGGGAGCGCAAGAAGACCCCGCTCGATTTCCACCTGATCTTCCCCGATTGGCACGAGGCTGATCTGCGATCGATGCTGCGGCGCGACCGCAACCACCCCTCGATCATGTTGTGGAGCGTCGGCAACGAGGTGGGCGAGCAATATACCGCCAAAGAAGGCGCGGCGATCGCGCGCAAGCTGGTCGGCATCGTCCGCGAGGAGGATACCCGGCCTGCCACCAGCGCGATGAACTATGCCAAGCCCGACATGCCGATGCCCGCCGAAATGGACGTCATCAACATCAACTATCAGGGCTCGGGCATCCGCACCTTACCCGGCCAATATCCGGCGTTCCGCGCGAAATTCCCCGACAAGGTGATCTTCGAAAGCGAAAGCGCGTCGGCGCTGAGCAGCCGCGGCGAATATCTGTTCCCGGTGTCGGGCAGCGTCAGCGGGCCGGTGCGCCCAGGATCGGGGGGCGATCCGGTGACGCATCACGTCACTGCCTATGAGCTCCACGCATCCGATTTCGGATCGTCGGCCGATCGCGAATTTTCGGCGATCGACCAGAACCCCGATGTCGCGGGCGAGTTCGTCTGGACCGGCTTCGACTATCTCGGCGAGCCGACGCCTTATTATACCTCGCGCAGCTCCTATTCGGGGATCGTCGACCTTGCGGGGTTCCGCAAGGATCGCTTCTATCTCTACCAGGCGCGCTGGCGGCCCGACCTCAAATTCGCGCATATCCTGCCGCACTGGACCTGGCCGGGGCGCGAGGGCGAGGTCACGCCGGTGCATGTGTTCAGCTCGGCCGACGAAGCCGAATTGTTCGTCAATGGCGTCTCGCAGGGGCGGATCAAGCGCGCGCCCTTCGCCTATCGCTTCCGCTGGGACTTCGTGACCTATCAGCCCGGCGCGCTGAAGGTGGTGACGTGGAAGGACGGCAAGCCCTGGGCCGACGCCAGTGTCGAGACGGTGGGGGAGGCGAGCGCTTTGGCCGCCACCGCCGATCGGTCGCGGATTGCGGGCGATGGCCGCGACCTTGCCTTCGTCACCGTCGATGTCGTCGATTCGCAGCGCCGGATCGCGCCGCGCGCCAAGCTGCCGATCCGCTTCCGCATCGAGGGGCCGGGCGAACTGGTCGCCACCGACAATGGCGACCCGACCGACCTGACGGCCTTCCCCTCCGCCACCCGCGCCGCCTTCAACGGCAAGGCGCTCGCGATCGTGCGCGCCCGCCCCGGCGGCAAGGGGCCGATCACCCTGGTCGCCGAAGCCGATGGGCTGGCACCGACCCGTGTCGTCGTGACGGCGACCGGCAAATGA
- a CDS encoding glycosyl hydrolase 115 family protein — protein sequence MRTAYLIATAIVSLAATPAFACTDAVSMCDRNTTGALSLIERGVAARVVVEGGTDAGVRDAAQDLTRDLAAVAGRADVAPDRAVLIGVVGASPLVDRLIAEGKLDVSTLAGRWEGFVQQVVEAPMPGVTRALVIAGSDRRGAIFGTYDLSRRAGVSPWNWWADVPVATKASLFVTAGRRIDAPAVRYRGIFLNDEEPALGEWARTSFGGINAKFYERVFELTLRLKGNYLWPAMWGKSLWQDDPNSAALAQRMGIVLGTSHHEPMQRAHIEWERGKGGAWDYAANPAELQRFWADGIKRNEGRETVITVGMRGDGDEPMTSGTATKLLETIVADQRKILADVTGKPAEQTPQVWALYKEVQDYYDQGMRVPDDVTLLFADDNWGNIRRLPKPGVARPGGYGVYYHFDYVGGPRNYKWLNTNQISRTWEQMSLAAAHGVDRMWIVNVGDLKPMELPTSFFLDMAWDPAAMTVDKMAGYHQAWATEQFGAAPAAAIASILDRTTRYLARQKPELWSPDSWSLTDGTADRVLAEWAALDRDVAAVRPKVAPGASDAFYQLVEHPVQAAGNLARLYVTVARNRAAAAANDPRANALAAEAERLFAQDRVIRDRYETLGGGKWKHMMAQTHIGYTSWQQPDQDIMPEVRRVPAGSRATAAARPAATARPIEIDATAFAAVTAGKDATRWLTVPGLGITGAAVTPWPQTAPIQTPGQGPMLEYAVTLPRAGDVRIDVLAAPSLDVVGTGRRYAIAIDDAAPQVIDLWKGTGEKEWEQAVANGARTTSSTHRVGSAGRHRIRIWMIDPGVVIEQLRVAS from the coding sequence ATGCGCACCGCCTACCTGATCGCCACCGCGATCGTGTCGCTTGCCGCTACCCCCGCTTTTGCCTGCACCGATGCGGTGAGCATGTGCGACCGCAATACCACCGGCGCGCTGTCGCTGATCGAGCGCGGCGTTGCGGCGCGGGTGGTGGTCGAGGGCGGTACCGATGCCGGGGTGCGTGACGCGGCGCAGGACCTGACGCGCGATCTGGCGGCGGTCGCGGGGCGCGCCGATGTTGCGCCTGATCGCGCGGTGCTGATCGGCGTGGTGGGGGCAAGCCCACTGGTCGACCGGCTGATCGCCGAGGGCAAGCTCGATGTGTCGACGCTCGCCGGACGTTGGGAGGGCTTTGTCCAGCAGGTGGTCGAAGCGCCGATGCCCGGCGTCACGCGCGCGCTGGTGATCGCGGGGAGCGATCGGCGCGGGGCGATCTTTGGCACCTATGACCTGTCGCGCCGCGCCGGGGTGTCGCCGTGGAACTGGTGGGCCGACGTGCCGGTCGCGACCAAGGCGAGCCTGTTCGTCACCGCTGGGCGGCGGATCGACGCGCCGGCGGTGCGCTATCGCGGCATCTTCCTCAATGACGAGGAGCCGGCGCTCGGCGAATGGGCGCGGACCAGCTTCGGCGGGATCAACGCCAAATTCTACGAGCGCGTGTTCGAGCTGACGCTGCGGCTGAAGGGCAATTATCTGTGGCCCGCGATGTGGGGCAAGTCGCTGTGGCAGGACGATCCCAATAGCGCGGCGCTGGCGCAGCGGATGGGAATCGTGCTTGGCACGTCGCATCACGAACCGATGCAGCGCGCGCATATCGAATGGGAGCGCGGCAAGGGTGGCGCCTGGGACTATGCCGCCAACCCTGCCGAGCTGCAGCGTTTCTGGGCCGATGGGATCAAGCGCAACGAGGGGCGCGAGACGGTGATCACCGTCGGGATGCGCGGCGACGGCGACGAGCCGATGACCAGCGGCACCGCGACCAAATTGCTCGAGACGATCGTCGCCGACCAGCGCAAGATCCTCGCCGACGTCACCGGCAAGCCCGCCGAGCAGACGCCGCAGGTCTGGGCGCTCTACAAGGAAGTGCAGGATTATTACGACCAGGGAATGCGCGTTCCCGACGACGTGACCCTGCTGTTCGCCGACGACAATTGGGGCAATATCCGCCGCCTGCCCAAGCCCGGCGTTGCCCGCCCCGGCGGCTATGGCGTCTATTATCACTTCGATTATGTCGGCGGGCCGCGCAACTACAAGTGGCTCAACACCAACCAGATTTCGCGCACCTGGGAGCAGATGTCGCTGGCGGCGGCGCATGGCGTCGATCGGATGTGGATCGTCAATGTCGGCGACCTCAAGCCGATGGAGTTGCCGACCAGCTTCTTCCTCGACATGGCGTGGGACCCCGCGGCGATGACGGTCGACAAGATGGCCGGCTATCACCAGGCCTGGGCGACCGAACAGTTCGGTGCCGCGCCGGCGGCGGCGATCGCGTCGATCCTCGATCGGACCACGCGCTATCTCGCGCGGCAGAAGCCCGAACTCTGGTCGCCCGATAGCTGGAGCCTGACCGACGGCACCGCCGATCGCGTGCTCGCCGAATGGGCGGCGCTCGATCGCGACGTCGCGGCGGTGCGCCCCAAGGTCGCGCCGGGGGCGAGCGATGCCTTCTACCAACTGGTCGAACATCCGGTGCAGGCGGCGGGCAATCTCGCGCGGCTGTACGTCACCGTCGCGCGCAACCGCGCCGCTGCCGCAGCCAATGACCCGCGCGCCAATGCGCTGGCCGCCGAGGCCGAGCGATTGTTCGCGCAGGACCGCGTGATCCGTGACCGCTATGAGACGCTGGGCGGCGGCAAGTGGAAGCACATGATGGCGCAGACGCATATCGGTTACACCAGCTGGCAGCAGCCCGATCAGGACATCATGCCCGAAGTGCGGCGCGTGCCGGCAGGCAGCCGTGCGACCGCCGCGGCAAGGCCCGCCGCGACCGCGCGGCCGATCGAGATCGATGCCACCGCTTTCGCTGCCGTCACTGCGGGCAAGGATGCGACCCGCTGGCTGACGGTACCCGGGCTCGGCATCACCGGTGCTGCGGTAACGCCCTGGCCGCAGACCGCGCCGATCCAGACGCCGGGGCAGGGGCCGATGCTCGAATATGCGGTGACGCTGCCGCGTGCGGGCGATGTCCGTATCGACGTGCTCGCCGCCCCTTCGCTAGACGTCGTGGGAACCGGACGCCGCTATGCGATCGCGATCGACGACGCAGCGCCGCAGGTGATCGACCTGTGGAAGGGCACCGGCGAAAAGGAATGGGAGCAGGCCGTGGCAAATGGCGCGCGCACGACAAGTTCGACGCATCGCGTGGGTAGCGCGGGGAGGCACCGCATCCGCATCTGGATGATCGATCCCGGCGTGGTGATCGAACAGCTGCGGGTGGCATCGTGA
- a CDS encoding glycoside hydrolase family 43 protein — MIRNPILPGFNPDPSIVRVGDDYYIATSTFEWFPGVQIHHSTDLANWTLVARPLARADLLDMRGDPDSCGVWAPCLTYANGLFHLVYTDVKRYGRTTTGGASGASLRDFHNYLVTAPSIDGPWSDRVYLNSSGFDPSLFTDDDGRQYVANMLWDHRPGRNRFAGIVLQEYDAAARALVGERHLIFKGTELGLTEAPHIYRRDGWYYLLTAEGGTGWNHAVTMARSRTLTGPYELHPDRYILTARNRPDAPLQRAGHADLVEAPDGTPWLAYLCGRPLPNRGRCVMGRETAIQPMRWGDDGWLYTLAGDAMPVLEVEHDAAPPEPRQERTRFDTPELPIDFQWLRTPEPDRIFSLTARSGHLRLYGRETIGSVFEQALVARRQQAFCYTAQARIEVVPAHFQQMAGLVCYYNSTKFHYLYVSHDDAIGRHLAVMSALPDSPQADAFTVPIAIPDGAIELGVEVDFERLRFRYRCEGDADWTWLPQLFDASILSDEASAPGMANFTGAFVGVAAQDMAGTAMPADIAWFDYREREYSA; from the coding sequence ATGATCCGCAACCCGATCCTGCCGGGGTTCAACCCCGACCCGTCGATCGTCCGCGTCGGCGACGATTATTACATCGCGACCTCGACCTTCGAATGGTTTCCGGGGGTGCAGATCCACCATTCGACCGACCTGGCGAACTGGACGCTGGTCGCGCGCCCGCTCGCGCGTGCCGATTTGCTCGACATGCGGGGCGATCCCGACAGCTGCGGCGTGTGGGCACCGTGCCTGACCTATGCCAACGGGCTGTTCCACCTCGTCTATACCGACGTCAAACGCTATGGCCGCACCACCACCGGCGGCGCATCGGGGGCGTCGCTTCGCGACTTCCACAATTATCTCGTGACCGCGCCGTCGATCGACGGGCCTTGGTCCGATCGCGTGTATCTCAACAGCAGCGGCTTCGATCCGTCGCTGTTCACCGATGATGACGGACGCCAATATGTTGCGAACATGCTGTGGGACCACCGCCCCGGCCGCAACCGTTTCGCCGGCATCGTGCTGCAGGAATATGATGCCGCAGCGCGGGCGCTGGTGGGCGAGCGCCACCTTATCTTCAAAGGCACCGAACTGGGGCTCACCGAAGCGCCGCATATCTACCGGCGCGACGGCTGGTATTATCTGCTGACCGCCGAGGGCGGGACGGGGTGGAACCACGCGGTGACGATGGCGCGGTCGCGCACGCTTACCGGGCCGTACGAGCTCCACCCCGATCGCTACATCCTTACCGCGCGCAACCGCCCCGACGCGCCGCTCCAGCGCGCGGGCCATGCCGATCTGGTCGAAGCGCCCGACGGAACGCCGTGGCTGGCCTATCTGTGCGGCCGTCCGCTCCCCAATCGCGGGCGCTGCGTGATGGGGCGCGAGACCGCGATCCAGCCGATGCGCTGGGGCGACGATGGCTGGCTCTACACGCTCGCGGGCGATGCGATGCCGGTGCTCGAGGTCGAGCATGATGCCGCACCGCCCGAACCGCGGCAGGAGCGCACCCGCTTCGACACGCCCGAGCTGCCGATCGATTTCCAGTGGCTGCGCACCCCCGAACCCGATCGCATCTTCTCGCTCACCGCGCGTTCGGGGCATCTGCGGCTCTATGGCCGCGAGACGATCGGCAGCGTCTTCGAACAAGCGCTGGTCGCGCGGCGGCAACAGGCCTTCTGCTATACCGCGCAGGCGCGGATCGAGGTCGTCCCTGCGCACTTCCAGCAGATGGCGGGGCTGGTCTGCTATTATAACAGCACCAAGTTCCATTACCTGTACGTCAGCCACGACGACGCGATCGGGCGGCATTTGGCGGTGATGTCGGCGCTGCCCGACAGCCCGCAGGCCGATGCCTTCACCGTGCCGATCGCGATCCCCGATGGCGCGATCGAGCTCGGCGTCGAGGTCGATTTCGAACGGCTGCGCTTTCGCTATCGCTGCGAGGGCGACGCCGATTGGACGTGGCTACCGCAATTGTTCGACGCGAGCATCCTGTCGGACGAAGCAAGTGCGCCGGGGATGGCCAACTTCACCGGCGCGTTCGTCGGGGTGGCGGCGCAGGACATGGCGGGCACCGCGATGCCCGCCGATATCGCCTGGTTCGACTATCGCGAACGCGAATATTCAGCTTGA
- a CDS encoding MFS transporter, producing MKAGRRPIKNLRWWLIGVVMIGTSLNYLTRSTLGVAAPTVLADLGIGEREYGWITGAFQLGIMLQPVAGYLLDTIGLRMGLAIFASAWAVITMAHGLATGWMSLMGLRAALGFAEGTAHPGGLKVVAEWFPARERGFASGIYNVGASFGSMLAPPLVAGAILWWNWRAAFVVVGILAGLWVVLWLFTYRSVETHQRLSEEERALIATGREAHLAVGPRRSIPTLLRQRNLWGIVLPRFLADPTWGTLTFWLPLYLVTARGFDLAQIAMFAWLPFVAADFGCMAGPAMAAWLRRRGVGLINARRGAFTIGALLMTCMIFVGSVESPYAAIALLSLGGFAHQMLSVTCITLATDLFPQNEIGTVAGIGGTFANLGVLLFSVAIGTLVTTIGYEPFFVALSMLDLLAAVVLWTVVKPPAVAPEPQGQDVAA from the coding sequence GTGAAGGCCGGCCGCCGCCCGATCAAGAATCTGCGCTGGTGGCTGATCGGCGTGGTGATGATCGGCACCAGCCTCAACTATCTGACGCGCAGCACGCTCGGCGTCGCCGCGCCGACGGTGCTCGCCGATCTGGGAATCGGCGAGCGCGAATATGGCTGGATCACCGGCGCCTTCCAGCTGGGCATCATGCTCCAGCCGGTCGCGGGCTATCTGCTCGACACGATCGGGCTGCGGATGGGGCTTGCGATCTTCGCCAGCGCCTGGGCGGTCATCACGATGGCGCATGGCCTGGCGACCGGCTGGATGTCGCTGATGGGCCTTCGCGCCGCGTTGGGCTTTGCCGAGGGCACCGCGCATCCCGGCGGGCTCAAGGTGGTCGCCGAATGGTTTCCCGCGCGCGAACGCGGCTTTGCCAGCGGTATCTACAATGTCGGCGCGTCGTTCGGGTCGATGCTCGCGCCACCCTTGGTCGCGGGCGCGATCCTGTGGTGGAACTGGCGCGCAGCGTTCGTGGTGGTCGGGATCCTGGCAGGGCTATGGGTGGTGCTGTGGCTGTTCACCTATCGATCGGTCGAAACGCACCAGCGGCTGAGCGAGGAAGAGCGCGCGCTGATCGCGACCGGGCGCGAGGCGCATCTGGCGGTCGGCCCGCGGCGGTCGATCCCCACCTTGCTGCGCCAGCGCAATCTGTGGGGCATCGTGCTGCCGCGCTTCCTGGCCGATCCGACCTGGGGGACGCTCACCTTCTGGCTGCCGCTCTACCTGGTCACCGCGCGCGGGTTCGACCTGGCGCAGATCGCGATGTTCGCGTGGCTGCCCTTCGTCGCCGCCGATTTCGGTTGCATGGCCGGCCCCGCGATGGCGGCCTGGCTGCGGCGGCGCGGCGTCGGGCTGATCAACGCGCGGCGCGGGGCATTCACGATCGGCGCGCTGCTGATGACGTGCATGATCTTCGTCGGCAGCGTGGAGAGTCCCTATGCCGCCATCGCGCTGCTGAGCCTGGGCGGCTTCGCGCACCAGATGCTGTCGGTGACCTGCATCACGCTCGCCACCGATCTGTTCCCGCAGAACGAGATCGGCACCGTCGCCGGGATCGGCGGCACCTTTGCCAATCTGGGGGTGCTGCTGTTCTCGGTCGCGATCGGCACATTGGTGACGACGATCGGCTACGAGCCCTTCTTCGTCGCGCTGTCGATGCTCGACCTGCTTGCCGCCGTGGTGCTGTGGACGGTGGTCAAGCCGCCCGCGGTCGCCCCCGAACCCCAAGGACAGGATGTCGCCGCATGA